The Leptidea sinapis chromosome 17, ilLepSina1.1, whole genome shotgun sequence genome contains the following window.
TCGGGTGCTCTAGCTCACgctggttttttttatataagactgGTTAAATAAACGATAAACGCGCGAGATTAATTCGTaatctataatatgtttatttaaaaaaaaaggcatttaacCAAGAAGTATGTGTACATCTCATAAAAGCTACAGTTTTGTTAAATTCAATCTATCTTATTTctcaatatttcaattaaaaaacaacttcaatatattcttttaatataatcaatgtttttttttcagaggAATACTTTGAAAACTGCGATCGTGAGTGTCACGAATTAGACTGGCCTATGATATGTCGAGTGAAATTAGTCGTAGAAGTTTATAAAACGAACAGCAAGTAAGTACCTtaacaaacaatattatgtatatgtcgCCATAGACTAATAAAAAAGTACAACATGGATATTTAACTGAAGGAAGTGAGACAAGAAATAGGTCACAGTCACTTTGGTCACAGGAAGTCAATTTTGTTTATAGGAAGCCAATTTGGTCATAGGATGCTAACCACCAGATAGTCTGTTAGTGAGACTGTCGCCACCAAGTGAGAGAttcttaattacaataaaagaaAACCTCAAAGACAATTATTAATGTGTTTAAGTTCCTAATACGAGGGTCGTTCAATAAATAGTGGAAACGAAGTGCAAACTCTTTGCTAACAAAAAAGGTAAATACGGGTTAGTAAAACTGGAATATTGAATagattaaagaaaatatttataatttttttttagaaatggaaaacttttatttcagtttgtcggatgaaatttttttaacaaaaaaacaaccgacttagaaaacactattccaaaacaatagataaaatgtgcactaaaaagtataaaaatgcgatctgtggcagaatttctaactgccTGTAATCAATTTGcgaagcacttacgttcattgctgccttgaaaaatttagtatatctacacatatttagacaaattgttagttagtgtccttcaaattcattaaaaatcataaaataaaaaaaaattaacaagaaaacaaccgacttcaaaaacactattccaaaacaatgaacgtaagtgctttgcaaattgattacagacagttagaaatttttccacagatcgcacccttactgtaagtcgttaaggagtcccattgatcatcatattcgactacgatacTTACTTGATCATAACTATGtaatggtagatgacttaaatatccggatagcataaaaaagattcggccgagtatcgttaatttgcgcctaagaattaaagagttccgttactttatcatggattccgtaattcatttcaccagtgggaggctcctttgcacaggataccggctagattatgggtaccacaacggcgcctatttctgccgtgaagcagtaatgtgtaagaattactgtgtttcggtctgaagggcgccgtagctagtgaaattactgggcaaatgagacttaatatcttgtctcaaggtgacaggcgcagttgtagtggcgctcagaatttttgggggtttcaagaattctaagcggcactgcattgtaatgggcagggcgtatcaattaccatcagctgaacgtcctgctcgtcttgtcccttattttcataaaaaaaaattaaaacgcaTAAAAACAATCGAACAAATCCGTAGTCGCTGCAACAGGAATGCTTAGATGTTGAAATGAGTTTTTTAAGAttgtatgtatatgttatgCTAAAAGgcaatatattttgaaaaaattggtTTAATTAGTGTCACCGGCAACATATGACTTTTCACTTTTTAAAGAACACCCTACGttgaattaattacaataacaaGCTCGAAAGATATAATATGTGTATTTCACTTGTGACATAACATATAGGGAGATTTTTCTACCTCAGTTCGATTATATCGAAATCTGCGGCATAATTATCTCTTGTCCTTCTTTATATGTCTACGTATGTCGCAGGATTATAATGAAAGTTGCTTTATCGATAATCTTGCTCGTATTACTATAATCTAAGGATTATTCTTAAATCAGTGCCGTGTCAACAATATTACGTACtttattaccagtgggatgtTTCTCtgcgcaggatgccggatagTTAGATAGGTTGTGCCTTTTTCTGTCGTCAAGtggtaatgtgcaagcattattatgttcTGTTTGAAGGGCACCGTTGCTAGTAAATTACTGGGCTGGCCTAATATTTACcatcatatgtctcaaagtgacgagagCAATTTCGTTCAGAATTTTAGATTTTTGAAGAACTCTCTGAACCATAAGGAACCTTGTCTTTCGAGCGgttttgtattttaatgggcaggacgtGTCATCTTACTCTCGGGTGAAGTATTGCTCGTATCGTTAGTTTTTCTCATATAAAGACTATTTGCAGAGTATTATTCAATTGTAATGCAACTTCTAAAACTACTTTAACAGTATTAGGTAATAAGTAGAGTGCCACGCTAAGAGCTCATTTAATTTAAGTTGGTATGAATGGGCTTTCATTTAAATCGTAGCTCAAAATCGATTCAACTACGGTTTGACACAATTTAACTTATCTCGGTTCCATTTTTTTGTTGAATGAAATTCGACACGTTTGAAGATGTCGACTTCTATCTGTTTTTTTACCCTTTATCGGGACTCATTATTTACGTATTTCgtagagtctcgtgccagaattaaCGAGATGAAGATTTTGTTTATTGCATACATAGCTTCAAATTTCCTATTCAGTATACTGtacaaaaatagttattattttgcTGCGTATGTTCTGAAATATCTCCATAAACTCTGCTAACACTTATAGTGAAGAAATTCGCACTTATTGATAAATTTCCTTTctgatttgataataataatcaacCAATGGATGTACGATTCCAATtgcaaattgtaaaatatttttttgtttatagatCTTGCAACAATTGCTTAGAAACTGGAAAAGAATGCCCTTCTTTTTGCATAACTGCTGACGGACGAGAGAGAGGTGTTCTCTCAGCGAATAGAGAACTGCCTGCTCCATCGTACCATGTTTGCCAGAACGATATTTTAGTTGTGGACGTCGTTCATAGAGCTCCTGCGCACGCTTTGTCCATGCATTGGCGTGGACAACGACAGAAGGAGACACCTTTCATGGACGGAACACCGATGTTAACACAATGTCCTCAGCCTGCTTATACGACATTCCAGTACAAATTCCGAGCGTCTGATGCTGGAACACATATGTACCATGCTCATTCAGCAGCAGATGCAGCTGATGGTCTAGCTGGAGCATTAGTTGTTCGACAGTCACCTAGACTAGATCCATATAGAAGCTTATATGACGTGGATTCAACAGATCATACAATATTTGTATCGGAATGGGGACATTCCATGGGCCCACTAGCCGGAATAACTTCAAAAGTACCAAACCCtgaatgccttttaataaatgGAAGGGGAAGAAGTCCCGATTCGCCAAATGTGCCATTATCAAAGTTTTTTGTAGAATTTGgcaaaaaatataggtttcgTCTTGCATATGGTGGTGGCATGAAGAGTTGTCCAATTAAGTTCCATATAAACGACCATGCACTTAGTCTAATAGCATTAGATGGTCACTATATTGAACCAATAATTGTTAAATCGATTACGTTGGGAAGAGGTGAACGAGCTGACTTTATTTTAGATGCAAATAAAGTATCTAGTGTTTATAAAGTGATCGTCGAGGCAGACAAGTCTTGCCAAGATAACTTAGAGGGTGTAGCTGAGCTagtgtataaaaataaggaTTTAAAAGTAATACATAAACAGATTGAAGTGAGTGAAGTAGAAGATGAATTCACAACTGTGTTTAGTGAAAAGTGTAGTTCAAATAAAGTGTGGTGTTTGAATGAAGCACTCGCAGCACAGGAAATGCCGCAGCAATTGTCTGGCCCAGTCGACGAGACCGTATACGTGCCCTTCAATTATTCCACCAGGCACATTTCTACAAAGCGTATCggtaagtttaaaattattaaaataaattaaaatatttataattattaaaaccatTAGTCGACATTACAGGATACCTAAGAGTtggcagctacctcggacaaTGAATTAGTATAGTTTTTCAAAGGGGGAATGCTGCCAatatcttcggaaccttgcctaaagggactccttttaataatatatattagttattatattatatttttaaaacttattgtcTATTTATCGAAGATAGTTCGATG
Protein-coding sequences here:
- the LOC126969106 gene encoding uncharacterized protein LOC126969106 → MEVDKNMAVSVVMQKPNYMLMSLQRIVVLLVILASVVVVVYYTPMPEEYFENCDRECHELDWPMICRVKLVVEVYKTNSKSCNNCLETGKECPSFCITADGRERGVLSANRELPAPSYHVCQNDILVVDVVHRAPAHALSMHWRGQRQKETPFMDGTPMLTQCPQPAYTTFQYKFRASDAGTHMYHAHSAADAADGLAGALVVRQSPRLDPYRSLYDVDSTDHTIFVSEWGHSMGPLAGITSKVPNPECLLINGRGRSPDSPNVPLSKFFVEFGKKYRFRLAYGGGMKSCPIKFHINDHALSLIALDGHYIEPIIVKSITLGRGERADFILDANKVSSVYKVIVEADKSCQDNLEGVAELVYKNKDLKVIHKQIEVSEVEDEFTTVFSEKCSSNKVWCLNEALAAQEMPQQLSGPVDETVYVPFNYSTRHISTKRIESWGHTDGHRFTYPASPLLTQGAGIPPESICSSNTGQGEECVHVKNIRLDSTVEIIMFDQGGESDHIFHLHGYSFYVVAIQKFNKTLEKDMVIKMNNDGTLFPSRNIIRPVLKDTIVIPKFGIVSLRFQADNPGYWLMRDERSAHWTRGLDFVFKVGTEKDFVQAPSDFPKCGSYVGPEYFLI